A region of Paenibacillus sp. JNUCC-31 DNA encodes the following proteins:
- a CDS encoding ankyrin repeat domain-containing protein gives MFKTIHAAAEAGHTDDVLRFITRGTGLNARDALGRTPLMAAVHGNKIETVGMLINAGADINIRDQRLDNPLLYASAEGLCEVVELAVKAGANTRLTNRFGGTALIPASDRGHVDIVEILLTSTDVDVNHINNLEWTALLEAVILGDGGSRHQQIVALLLQHGADPFIADREGVTALEHARRHHYIEMERMLTQS, from the coding sequence GTGTTTAAAACGATACATGCGGCTGCTGAAGCTGGACATACCGATGATGTACTTCGGTTTATCACACGGGGAACCGGATTGAATGCTCGGGATGCGCTTGGACGGACGCCTCTGATGGCTGCGGTGCACGGCAACAAGATAGAGACGGTCGGTATGCTTATTAACGCCGGGGCGGATATCAATATTAGGGATCAACGACTGGATAATCCACTATTGTACGCGAGTGCGGAAGGGTTATGTGAAGTGGTTGAACTGGCGGTCAAAGCTGGGGCGAATACCAGGCTTACGAATCGGTTTGGAGGTACAGCACTGATCCCTGCTTCAGATCGAGGTCATGTTGATATTGTGGAAATCCTCCTGACCTCCACCGATGTGGATGTGAATCATATCAACAATCTGGAATGGACCGCCCTACTGGAAGCGGTCATTCTGGGAGATGGCGGCTCTCGCCACCAGCAGATCGTTGCGTTACTTTTGCAGCATGGCGCCGATCCGTTCATCGCTGACCGGGAAGGGGTTACCGCACTTGAACATGCTCGCAGGCATCATTATATAGAAATGGAGCGAATGTTAACTCAATCATGA
- a CDS encoding LysR family transcriptional regulator has translation MDIKQCRYFIAIAEERQITAAARRLHMAQPPLSQQLKLMEEELGVILFERKGRSMELTQAGRSFYDYAVTMTKYMEEAVMEMQSFRYGIRGKLSLGINTISDRLIPQALQQFRMTHPQVTYKIQQNESSQLCQLLSEGKIELACVRMPVKTEQYEVLHLPQEALFYISSTPLEAADETGTYFETLANIPLLLPSTEGLGMFELILDKFREHHVNPSITGECSDINMLLELVRLGFASSIVPHTVLQLYHEHPFHVYRIQDVQSTVGSALVWHRNRHLSKPAQHFVQLVQQLLPSRQV, from the coding sequence TTGGATATTAAACAATGTCGTTATTTCATTGCCATTGCCGAGGAGCGACAGATCACAGCTGCTGCTCGAAGGTTGCATATGGCTCAGCCTCCTTTAAGCCAGCAGCTCAAGCTGATGGAAGAAGAGCTCGGCGTGATTTTGTTTGAACGCAAAGGGCGCAGTATGGAGCTGACGCAGGCGGGTCGAAGCTTCTATGATTATGCGGTTACGATGACCAAATATATGGAAGAGGCTGTTATGGAGATGCAGAGTTTTCGCTATGGTATTCGGGGCAAGTTGTCGCTTGGGATTAATACCATTTCAGATCGTCTGATCCCGCAAGCACTTCAGCAGTTTCGGATGACTCATCCCCAGGTTACCTATAAAATTCAACAAAATGAATCCTCCCAGCTCTGTCAGCTCTTGAGTGAAGGCAAAATTGAACTGGCCTGTGTACGAATGCCCGTCAAGACAGAACAATATGAGGTGTTACATCTTCCGCAGGAAGCTCTCTTTTACATTTCTTCCACACCGCTGGAGGCAGCGGATGAGACCGGGACTTATTTTGAAACGCTGGCCAACATCCCTCTCTTGCTGCCCAGTACCGAAGGGCTTGGAATGTTCGAACTGATTCTGGATAAATTCCGTGAGCATCACGTAAATCCTTCCATTACGGGAGAATGCTCGGATATTAACATGTTGCTAGAGCTTGTCCGTCTCGGCTTCGCGAGTTCCATCGTGCCCCATACGGTACTGCAGCTATATCACGAGCACCCTTTCCATGTTTACCGTATACAGGATGTACAATCCACCGTAGGATCTGCACTTGTGTGGCATCGCAATCGCCATCTGTCCAAGCCTGCGCAGCACTTTGTGCAGCTGGTTCAGCAGCTGCTTCCTTCTCGTCAGGTATAA
- a CDS encoding beta-glucoside-specific PTS transporter subunit IIABC, which produces MDKQQLSKDILKLVGGEENIDQVTHCMTRLRFNLNDNKLADKATLKNTPGVMGVMENGGQFQVIIGNDVPVVYNALVGNMSKSPNADAGSTAVSTVEKKKRNPVSALFDFISGIFTPILPAITGAGMIKGIVAILVAVGWLSDTSSTYIILSAIGDGAFYFLPIILAISAARKLGSNMYIAAALAAGIMHPTITALLANGDTTFVGIKVIAATYSSTVIPIILAIWIASYVEKAVDRVTHASLKLLIVPTVTLLIMVPLTLMTVGPLGTVLGNGLSGGISWLFDNMSIFASILIGGTMSLLIITGMHYALLPIIVGSMTSLGYDFIIPLMFAANLAQGGAAFGVGLRSKNGKTKSLAYSTGLTAIMGITEPAMYGINMKFKKPFISALIGGAVAGGFMGIVNVKAYVLTGLVGLPSIAAFISPAISTLLYALAGGLIAIVAAAVLTYILGFQEDNAPQSTEATAAAEPTTPAATTSASAVTAVEETKALDQDVFSPITGEVKSLSEVPDPAFSEEIMGKGFAIQPSEGRVVSPINGTVFSLSKSGHAIGLVSDDGAEMLIHIGIDTVKLKGQFFSPKVQAGAKVAVGDVLMEFDREEIEKAGYTTITPVIITNMHQYHSIESAGRTMIKEKELLFTAKA; this is translated from the coding sequence ATGGATAAACAACAATTGTCCAAGGATATTTTGAAGCTTGTTGGTGGCGAAGAGAACATCGATCAAGTCACACACTGTATGACAAGACTCCGATTTAACCTGAATGACAACAAATTGGCGGACAAAGCGACGCTGAAAAATACACCTGGTGTTATGGGCGTTATGGAGAATGGTGGTCAGTTCCAGGTCATTATTGGGAACGATGTGCCTGTTGTGTATAATGCACTTGTAGGCAACATGTCCAAATCCCCGAATGCAGACGCTGGATCAACCGCTGTTTCGACTGTGGAGAAGAAAAAGAGAAATCCAGTAAGTGCATTGTTCGACTTTATTTCCGGAATATTCACGCCGATTCTGCCAGCGATTACCGGTGCCGGTATGATCAAAGGGATCGTGGCAATCCTGGTAGCTGTAGGTTGGTTGTCTGATACCAGTTCAACTTATATCATTTTATCTGCTATCGGTGATGGTGCATTCTACTTCCTGCCGATCATTCTGGCAATCAGTGCTGCACGTAAGCTCGGTAGCAATATGTATATTGCTGCAGCGCTGGCAGCGGGGATTATGCATCCGACGATTACAGCCTTGCTTGCCAATGGCGACACCACATTTGTGGGCATTAAGGTTATAGCAGCAACCTATTCTTCTACGGTTATTCCGATTATTCTCGCAATCTGGATTGCTTCCTATGTAGAGAAAGCGGTTGATCGTGTTACACATGCTTCGCTTAAGCTTCTGATTGTTCCAACGGTTACCCTGTTAATTATGGTTCCTCTGACCTTGATGACGGTTGGACCATTGGGTACAGTGCTCGGTAATGGTTTGTCAGGTGGTATTTCATGGTTGTTCGACAATATGTCTATATTCGCAAGTATCTTGATTGGTGGTACGATGTCACTTCTGATCATTACAGGTATGCACTATGCACTGTTGCCGATCATTGTTGGTTCGATGACATCACTTGGTTACGATTTTATTATTCCACTGATGTTTGCGGCTAACTTGGCACAAGGTGGTGCAGCATTTGGTGTAGGTCTTAGATCGAAAAATGGTAAAACTAAATCGCTTGCTTATTCCACAGGTCTTACGGCTATCATGGGGATTACGGAACCGGCAATGTACGGGATCAATATGAAGTTCAAAAAACCATTTATTTCAGCCCTGATCGGTGGAGCTGTTGCAGGTGGATTCATGGGGATCGTCAATGTTAAAGCTTATGTGCTTACAGGTCTAGTGGGTCTGCCAAGTATTGCAGCATTTATCAGTCCGGCAATTAGTACACTGCTCTATGCCCTGGCTGGTGGTTTGATTGCCATCGTAGCAGCAGCAGTACTGACGTACATCCTTGGTTTCCAAGAAGACAATGCTCCACAATCGACTGAAGCGACGGCAGCTGCTGAACCTACAACACCAGCAGCAACGACTTCTGCTTCCGCAGTAACTGCTGTTGAAGAAACTAAAGCGCTGGATCAAGACGTATTTAGCCCAATTACTGGTGAAGTTAAATCACTGAGTGAAGTTCCGGACCCCGCATTCTCGGAAGAGATTATGGGTAAAGGTTTTGCGATTCAGCCGTCGGAAGGCCGCGTGGTTTCTCCAATTAACGGTACAGTATTCTCATTGTCGAAGAGTGGACATGCCATTGGTCTCGTTAGTGATGACGGCGCTGAGATGCTGATTCATATCGGGATTGATACCGTGAAACTGAAAGGTCAATTCTTCTCCCCTAAAGTTCAAGCAGGAGCGAAGGTTGCCGTTGGTGATGTACTGATGGAATTCGACCGGGAAGAAATCGAAAAAGCCGGTTACACAACGATTACGCCGGTAATCATTACGAACATGCATCAATATCATTCAATTGAATCTGCCGGACGTACAATGATTAAAGAAAAAGAATTGTTGTTTACGGCAAAAGCTTAA
- the licT gene encoding BglG family transcription antiterminator LicT: MKIEKVLNNNVVTVIDPGGNELVVMGRGIAFKKHTGETIDESLVEKIFSLESKEVSQKLKTLLSDIPVEYVECSDEIIRYAETVLGEKLHESIYISLTDHIHFAIDRHRQGLQIRNALFWEIKRMYRKEYAIGLKALQIIEETLGVLLPEDECAFIAMHLVNAQMNGEMRETISITNIVKDILNIVRRSFVIELDEDSLSYYRFLTHLKFFAQRVLQGTAIEDKEEDNPLHDLVSKQYPEAHACAVKINEYTRKIYNRVLSKEEVLYLTIHIERVVRNEQTIE, encoded by the coding sequence ATGAAAATTGAGAAGGTGCTGAACAACAACGTAGTTACTGTGATTGATCCGGGAGGAAACGAACTGGTCGTCATGGGGCGGGGAATTGCCTTCAAAAAGCATACTGGTGAAACCATTGACGAGAGTCTCGTCGAAAAAATATTCTCGCTCGAAAGCAAGGAAGTATCGCAGAAACTGAAAACGCTTCTGTCTGATATTCCAGTTGAATATGTCGAATGCTCGGATGAAATTATCCGTTATGCAGAGACCGTGTTAGGTGAGAAGTTACATGAGAGCATCTACATTTCACTGACGGACCATATTCATTTTGCCATTGATCGGCATCGTCAAGGATTGCAGATCCGAAATGCACTGTTCTGGGAGATCAAACGCATGTACCGCAAGGAATATGCAATCGGTCTCAAAGCATTGCAAATTATTGAAGAAACCTTGGGTGTTCTGCTTCCCGAAGACGAATGCGCATTCATCGCCATGCATCTGGTTAACGCCCAGATGAACGGTGAGATGAGGGAAACGATCAGTATCACGAATATTGTTAAGGATATACTCAACATTGTAAGACGGAGTTTCGTTATTGAGTTGGATGAAGATTCGCTGAGTTATTATCGGTTTTTAACTCATTTGAAGTTTTTTGCTCAACGTGTACTGCAAGGAACAGCCATTGAAGATAAGGAAGAAGATAATCCCCTTCATGACTTGGTGAGTAAGCAATATCCTGAAGCACATGCTTGTGCTGTTAAGATTAATGAATATACCCGCAAGATTTACAACCGGGTTTTATCCAAAGAAGAGGTTCTTTATCTGACCATTCACATTGAACGTGTTGTCAGAAATGAACAAACAATTGAATAA
- a CDS encoding glycoside hydrolase family 1 protein, which yields MTTPFPKDFLWGGAVAANQLEGAYNTDGKGLSVQDVMPHGITTPRTEGPTEDNLKLIGIDFYNRYKEDVKLFAEMGFKVFRTSIAWSRIFPKGDELEPNEKGLQFYDDLFDECHKYGIEPLVTISHYETPLHLSKTYDGWVNRKMIEFYERYVTVLFNRFKGKVKYWLTFNEINSILEEPFMSGGIYTPKSELSKQDLYQAIHHELVASALAVKLGHEIMPEAKIGCMVLSMPTYPLTPNPDDVVAAMHAEQRNDIFADIHARGYYPKYINRYFKANNIHIKFEDGDAEILKHTVDFISFSYYVSICETGDPEKRTEGKGNLFAGVQNPYLKASEWGWQIDPQGLRVTLNKYWDRYQKPLFIVENGLGAVDELITDENGNKTVNDDYRIQYLNDHLVQVGEAIEDGVEVMGYTSWGCIDLVSASTAEMKKRYGFIYVDRNNDGSGTLERYKKKSFHWYKEVIETNGASLKSGNN from the coding sequence ATGACAACACCATTTCCGAAGGATTTTCTATGGGGCGGCGCTGTAGCAGCCAACCAACTTGAAGGGGCATATAATACAGATGGTAAAGGACTGTCTGTCCAAGACGTAATGCCTCACGGGATTACAACGCCAAGAACGGAAGGACCTACAGAGGATAATTTGAAATTGATCGGGATCGATTTCTATAACCGTTACAAAGAGGATGTCAAACTGTTTGCTGAAATGGGCTTCAAAGTGTTCCGTACATCCATCGCATGGTCTCGTATTTTCCCTAAAGGGGATGAATTGGAGCCGAATGAGAAAGGCTTGCAATTCTATGATGATCTGTTTGATGAGTGCCACAAATATGGGATTGAGCCTCTCGTAACGATCTCCCATTACGAAACACCGCTGCATTTGTCCAAGACCTATGATGGCTGGGTTAACCGTAAAATGATCGAGTTCTACGAGCGTTATGTAACCGTCTTGTTCAACCGTTTTAAAGGCAAAGTGAAGTATTGGCTGACGTTCAATGAAATTAACTCCATTCTGGAAGAGCCATTCATGAGTGGCGGGATTTATACGCCAAAATCGGAACTGTCCAAGCAGGACCTGTACCAAGCGATCCACCATGAGCTGGTGGCAAGTGCGCTCGCGGTGAAATTGGGTCATGAAATTATGCCTGAAGCCAAAATCGGCTGTATGGTACTGAGTATGCCTACGTATCCGCTGACACCGAATCCGGATGATGTCGTTGCAGCGATGCACGCTGAACAGCGTAATGATATCTTTGCTGATATTCATGCACGTGGTTACTATCCGAAATACATCAATCGTTACTTCAAAGCGAATAATATCCATATCAAGTTTGAAGATGGCGATGCTGAAATTCTGAAGCATACCGTAGACTTTATCTCGTTCAGTTACTATGTAAGTATCTGTGAGACAGGTGATCCCGAGAAACGTACCGAAGGAAAAGGAAACCTGTTTGCAGGTGTACAAAACCCTTATCTCAAAGCGAGTGAGTGGGGATGGCAGATCGATCCGCAAGGACTGCGCGTAACCTTGAATAAATACTGGGACCGTTATCAAAAACCGTTGTTTATTGTCGAAAATGGTTTGGGCGCAGTAGATGAGCTGATTACAGACGAAAATGGCAATAAAACAGTGAATGACGACTATCGTATTCAATATCTGAATGATCATCTGGTACAAGTAGGTGAAGCGATTGAAGACGGAGTCGAAGTCATGGGCTACACCTCTTGGGGCTGCATCGATCTTGTGAGTGCATCTACGGCGGAGATGAAGAAACGTTATGGCTTCATCTATGTAGATCGTAACAATGATGGATCGGGTACCCTTGAGCGGTATAAGAAAAAATCATTCCATTGGTATAAAGAAGTTATTGAAACTAACGGAGCGAGTCTAAAGAGCGGCAATAATTAA
- a CDS encoding glycoside hydrolase family 1 protein has product MTTAKKGFPENFLWGGATAANQLEGAFDQDGKGLSTADMIAHVPKEKRTGGHAMEISSTRIEEILSGKIEERFPKRFGIDFYHHYKEDIALFAEMGFKVFRLSIHWARIFPNGYDQEPNEAGLKFYDDVFDELLKYGIEPLVTLSHYETPLGLTQKYNGWAGREVIGHYVRYAETVFNRYKNKVKYWLTFNEINVMLFSPYTGGGILIDKVDNQLQTTYQALHHQFVASALVTKLAHEIIPGSQVGCMLARMETYPATCNPVDVRLAQHENQINLFFTDMHARGQYPNYMARYFEENNIVIEKEAGDDEILLNNTVDFISFSYYMSVTKSASADKAETTGNLTGGVKNPYLEASDWGWEIDPIGLRVTLNNFWDRYQKPLFIVENGLGAYDKVEEDGSIHDSYRVDYLKKHIEQMKEAIKDGVDLIGFTAWGPIDLVSMSTSEMSKRYGFIYVDLDDEGNGTLKRSKKDSFDWYKKVIASNGEQL; this is encoded by the coding sequence ATGACCACGGCAAAAAAAGGATTCCCCGAAAACTTCCTGTGGGGAGGCGCAACAGCTGCCAACCAATTGGAAGGTGCATTCGATCAGGACGGCAAAGGTCTTTCAACGGCGGATATGATTGCGCATGTTCCCAAAGAGAAGCGTACAGGTGGACATGCCATGGAAATCTCCTCTACACGAATTGAAGAGATCCTCTCCGGCAAAATTGAAGAACGTTTCCCTAAACGTTTTGGTATTGATTTCTATCATCACTATAAAGAAGATATCGCGTTGTTTGCTGAAATGGGCTTTAAAGTGTTCCGTTTGTCCATTCACTGGGCACGTATTTTCCCGAACGGTTATGATCAAGAGCCGAATGAAGCGGGTTTGAAATTCTACGACGACGTCTTCGACGAACTGTTGAAATACGGCATTGAGCCACTGGTTACCCTGTCTCACTATGAAACTCCACTGGGTCTGACACAGAAATACAATGGTTGGGCGGGCCGTGAAGTGATTGGGCACTATGTGAGATATGCAGAGACTGTTTTCAACCGTTACAAAAATAAAGTGAAGTACTGGTTGACGTTTAATGAAATCAACGTGATGCTGTTTAGCCCATACACAGGCGGCGGTATCCTGATCGATAAAGTGGACAACCAGCTGCAAACGACGTATCAAGCGCTGCATCACCAATTTGTAGCAAGTGCACTCGTAACCAAGCTTGCACATGAGATTATTCCTGGTTCTCAAGTGGGCTGTATGCTCGCTCGTATGGAAACGTACCCGGCGACTTGTAACCCGGTAGATGTTCGATTGGCGCAACATGAGAATCAGATTAACCTCTTCTTCACGGATATGCATGCTCGTGGTCAATACCCGAACTACATGGCTCGTTATTTTGAAGAAAACAACATCGTGATTGAGAAAGAAGCAGGCGATGATGAGATCCTGCTGAACAATACCGTTGATTTCATTTCTTTCAGTTACTACATGTCGGTAACCAAATCTGCTTCCGCAGACAAAGCAGAAACAACAGGTAACCTGACTGGCGGCGTAAAAAATCCTTATCTTGAAGCTTCCGACTGGGGTTGGGAGATCGATCCCATTGGTCTGCGCGTAACGTTGAATAACTTCTGGGATCGTTACCAGAAACCATTATTCATCGTTGAAAATGGACTCGGAGCTTATGACAAGGTAGAGGAAGATGGTTCCATTCATGACTCCTACCGCGTGGATTATCTGAAGAAACACATCGAACAAATGAAAGAAGCCATCAAGGACGGTGTGGATCTGATTGGATTTACAGCATGGGGTCCGATTGACCTGGTGAGCATGTCTACGTCCGAGATGTCCAAACGATACGGTTTCATCTACGTCGATCTGGATGACGAAGGAAACGGAACGCTCAAACGTTCCAAGAAAGATTCGTTCGATTGGTACAAAAAAGTGATTGCCAGCAATGGTGAGCAACTGTAA
- a CDS encoding suppressor of fused domain protein: MTEETNTSGWDAIDKAVGELYGNQEPHHYGTAIPYMLGGPDPLNGISVYKVDAPMPHWHFITYGFSELYEKESDDLEHSGYGFEITFRLTRSQEETAPPAWALNLLQNVGRYVFTSGNVFQAGDYMDANGPICLGSDTLLTALSFIEDPDLTEISTPNGMVKFIQMVGITGLELETMQTWNTRGLLAAFVEFMPKYVTDLSRNSYLDMPSVIQAVEHGIEREGSSTAFLFIQQLAWTPPRKRILQKNAPAELQIGAKQAQIIGKILRSRFSKGAPLSLIGSGVNITFEAGEAPSFSENGNQITVVVHEQAVLDLAANLRPVKQSFEIASLPGILFRIARTEITDQDGHVIETIG, encoded by the coding sequence ATGACTGAAGAAACAAACACATCCGGTTGGGATGCTATTGATAAAGCGGTTGGTGAGTTATATGGAAATCAGGAACCACATCACTATGGTACAGCCATTCCTTATATGCTCGGTGGGCCTGATCCGTTAAATGGAATTAGCGTCTACAAAGTGGATGCACCCATGCCTCACTGGCATTTCATTACCTATGGATTTTCGGAACTGTATGAGAAGGAATCGGACGATCTGGAGCATAGCGGTTATGGATTTGAAATAACGTTTCGGCTTACCCGGAGTCAAGAAGAGACTGCTCCCCCCGCTTGGGCACTGAATCTGTTACAGAACGTTGGACGATACGTTTTTACTAGCGGGAACGTGTTTCAAGCTGGAGATTATATGGATGCAAATGGCCCCATATGCCTTGGTTCAGATACGTTATTAACAGCACTTTCTTTTATTGAAGATCCTGATTTGACAGAGATATCTACACCCAATGGAATGGTGAAATTCATTCAGATGGTAGGAATCACGGGCCTGGAACTCGAAACGATGCAGACATGGAATACACGCGGATTGTTAGCAGCCTTTGTTGAATTCATGCCGAAGTATGTCACGGATCTTAGTAGAAATTCATATTTGGATATGCCCTCAGTGATTCAGGCTGTTGAACACGGAATTGAACGGGAAGGTTCCAGTACAGCATTTCTATTCATACAACAACTGGCTTGGACACCCCCACGCAAGAGAATATTGCAGAAAAATGCACCCGCCGAACTCCAGATCGGGGCAAAACAGGCCCAAATTATCGGAAAAATACTCCGCAGCCGCTTTTCAAAGGGTGCTCCACTGTCCCTCATCGGATCAGGAGTGAACATTACGTTTGAAGCTGGAGAGGCGCCTTCATTTTCGGAGAATGGCAATCAGATTACGGTGGTTGTACATGAACAAGCCGTATTGGATTTGGCTGCCAACCTTCGCCCTGTCAAGCAATCATTTGAGATTGCTTCATTGCCCGGCATTCTTTTTCGGATTGCCCGCACCGAAATTACCGATCAGGATGGTCATGTGATCGAAACTATCGGTTGA
- a CDS encoding LuxR C-terminal-related transcriptional regulator: MSNTSALRKNWTENEIYAPSITPIQYLTKINLDRIRKINHFLISAFQHSLSQIKENLSSTYLFLLTDADGVLLAMDYSCDLEQVVKQSPIRPGMVFTATSCGVNAISETMDKQKPVLLPPEEHDHPLFQSWHCYATPLSVGLQHAGYLDVSTINADMQSELIAIAKLIPAHMQNCYQSHLASPETDQPSVEFTKRQLTILKMIARGLTVKAIALKLKIKECTVNHHKKVIFNKLGVQSSAEAVSIASRLSYL, encoded by the coding sequence ATGTCTAATACATCTGCCTTACGGAAGAACTGGACTGAGAACGAAATATATGCTCCCAGCATAACACCAATCCAATATTTAACAAAAATCAATCTGGACAGGATTCGCAAAATCAATCATTTTCTAATTAGCGCATTCCAGCATAGCCTCTCGCAGATCAAGGAGAATCTGTCCAGTACGTATCTCTTTCTGCTTACAGATGCTGACGGGGTGCTGCTCGCCATGGATTACAGCTGTGATTTGGAACAGGTGGTGAAACAATCACCGATCCGTCCAGGCATGGTCTTTACGGCAACGAGCTGTGGTGTGAATGCCATATCGGAAACCATGGACAAACAGAAACCTGTTCTTCTGCCACCAGAGGAGCATGACCATCCTCTTTTCCAAAGCTGGCACTGTTACGCAACGCCACTGTCTGTCGGGCTTCAACATGCCGGGTACCTGGACGTTTCCACGATTAATGCGGACATGCAAAGTGAATTGATTGCAATAGCCAAACTGATTCCGGCCCATATGCAAAATTGTTATCAGTCTCACCTTGCCTCACCGGAAACAGACCAGCCATCGGTTGAGTTCACCAAGCGCCAGTTAACCATTCTGAAGATGATTGCCAGAGGACTGACGGTCAAAGCCATTGCATTGAAGTTGAAAATTAAGGAATGCACTGTGAATCATCATAAAAAAGTAATTTTCAACAAATTAGGTGTGCAATCCAGCGCAGAAGCTGTTTCAATTGCCAGCCGTCTGTCTTATCTATAA
- a CDS encoding ankyrin repeat domain-containing protein, with amino-acid sequence MNKSLMIIILISSMFVVQGCVPEVSNDPKVEERLSTSPDELLLKAAEERDTESIEKWIQEGADINTQDKSGRTAAMIATYNNDLASAQKLIEAGADVNVQDDMKNNPFLFAGAEGYLDILKLTIDAGADPAITNRYGGTALIPASEHGYVDVVRELLTLTSVNVDHVNQLGWTALLEAIILNDGSAPQQETIQLLIDHGADVNLSDRDGVSPRIHAKNKGFKEIEEILIRAGAK; translated from the coding sequence ATGAATAAGTCACTAATGATCATTATCCTAATAAGCAGTATGTTCGTCGTTCAAGGCTGCGTGCCAGAGGTGAGCAACGACCCAAAGGTGGAGGAGAGGTTATCGACTTCACCAGATGAGCTGTTGTTAAAGGCAGCTGAGGAAAGAGACACCGAAAGTATCGAAAAGTGGATTCAAGAGGGCGCCGATATCAATACTCAGGATAAGAGTGGAAGAACGGCTGCTATGATTGCAACGTACAACAATGATCTGGCCTCAGCCCAAAAATTAATTGAAGCGGGTGCAGATGTTAATGTACAGGATGATATGAAGAATAACCCGTTCCTATTCGCTGGTGCTGAAGGATACCTGGATATTTTGAAGCTGACGATTGACGCGGGAGCAGACCCGGCAATAACAAATCGCTATGGAGGGACTGCACTTATTCCAGCTTCGGAGCATGGATACGTAGATGTGGTACGAGAACTGCTGACCCTGACTTCAGTGAACGTGGACCATGTTAATCAATTGGGCTGGACAGCTCTGTTGGAAGCGATCATTTTAAACGATGGCAGTGCACCCCAGCAGGAGACGATTCAATTACTCATAGATCATGGAGCAGACGTAAACCTTTCAGATCGTGATGGTGTATCACCGCGTATTCATGCTAAGAATAAAGGCTTCAAGGAAATCGAAGAGATTTTGATCCGGGCAGGTGCGAAATAA